One Desulfovibrio sp. TomC DNA segment encodes these proteins:
- the traF gene encoding conjugative transfer signal peptidase TraF — protein MRPVVFLMCFMGCAGVLLFEGGFRFNATASMPRGFYQLVPGKAAVIEHGDLVSFCLEDASFTPLALERGYLRPGACPGGLQPLLKVVAGLPGDEVDLAPDGIRINGQLQPESQAHSQDSHGRPLPPIALCPVQIPPDMALILSSGHPGGFDGRYFGLVPFASLQLVKPVQLFDTGEK, from the coding sequence ATGAGGCCCGTCGTCTTTCTCATGTGTTTCATGGGGTGCGCGGGAGTCCTTCTTTTCGAGGGCGGGTTTCGATTCAACGCCACAGCCTCGATGCCCCGGGGGTTTTACCAGCTTGTCCCTGGCAAGGCTGCGGTGATCGAGCACGGCGACCTCGTCAGCTTTTGCCTGGAAGACGCCTCCTTCACGCCGTTGGCCCTGGAGCGGGGTTACCTGCGGCCCGGGGCATGCCCGGGTGGGCTGCAACCATTGCTCAAGGTCGTAGCAGGGCTCCCAGGAGACGAGGTGGACCTGGCTCCGGACGGCATTCGGATAAACGGCCAGCTTCAGCCGGAGAGCCAGGCGCATTCGCAAGACAGCCATGGCAGGCCGCTGCCGCCTATTGCGCTCTGCCCTGTCCAGATTCCCCCGGACATGGCTCTGATTCTGTCCTCTGGGCATCCAGGCGGTTTTGACGGCCGATACTTTGGCTTGGTCCCCTTTGCCTCGCTTCAACTGGTGAAGCCGGTTCAACTCTTCGACACAGGAGAAAAATGA